GTACAAGAGATTCTGCAGAATACTCCAGGTCAAATGCTGAACCATCGTGCTCTCGTGGTAGAAGAAGCATTGTCTCGTATGGGAGCCGAGGAGAGGACTGTATTCCTGCTCAGTTACGCCGCAAGGTTAGATATTCAAGAAATGATATCGTATGGATTTACTTCAGAGTCACAGGTTGAGCGAAAACGAAGTGAGGCTCTTCAGAGAATCAACATACATGCAGAGAAGCAGAAGGAGACGATCAGCGAAGCATTCTTGAAGCAGCATTTTAGGAAGGACCATGAAGCTCTGCTGTCCATATCTGAGATCGAGCTGGAGAGAGGGGTTCAGCAAGGTCTGGATGAGGCCAAGACTGGCAAAATGGCAAAGCGCAGCATAAGCAACAGGTTGATCTGGAGCGTGGCAGCAGGGCTTGTGGGCTTGTTTCTTCTTGGCAGTATATATCAAGCAGCTCCAGAGAAGCCCCAAGAAATGGAGACCTTCGATCAGAGCTACTGGGAAAGGACGCTTAAGGAAGATCCCATATCGCAGCAAAGGCTGGCTGAAGGAGATTTCGTCAAGATAGGAAAAGTGCTGCCTGAGCAGAATGGTCTTCGCCTGTATGTGGACGGTGCGATGCAGACGAGTGACGGACTGATGCTGTGGTACAGGCTCGAGAATACGGAGGGTGCAGCAGCTCCAATCCCAGATCGAGTCATTCTTTGGAGTGACGTGTATCGAGAGGTTGGTTCTGAATTCGACCGGGACAACATGCGAATGTGGGGAGACGGAAATCGAACATTTGGGAAAATTCTGTTGTCTAAACACCAGATGTCCAGCGGCACTTCTTTGTCCAGTGAGCATACCATTGTATTTCCTGCCAATGTGCAGGAGGACGATACCGATACATATCGATGGGCTTCCTTCGAAGTGCCTGTTCCTGATTTCGAGGAAAAGCCTGTTAAGCATATTGAGATAAACCAAACCTTCGAGATTCAAGACCGCAGCATTCATATTGATGAACTGCGCCTGACGACCGATGCGACAATTGTTCAGTTGGGGGCAGATTCTTCAACTATCATAACTATGGATCAATTAAACTTACCCCTTCTATCAGTGATAGAAAAGAGCTTGATGAGTATGACGGGTGAAGGGAAGGACTGGATTGAAGGATTCGGGAATGAAACCGAATGGTATTTTGATTCGATGTATTATGATGATTATTCTGAGATCAGACTCAGCTTTCATAGTATAAGTGGAATGGGGGAGCAGGCTAATCCGGTTATCGAGGTAAACACAGACACCGGCGAGATTGTAGAAGCACCGGAAGTGTACGATGGAGAAATTGAGATTACGGATGTTGCCAGTGATGCTTTCTTCTACATTTTCTTTCCTTCGTCAGAGGAGTCGAGCTATACACTCGACTATCAATATTCGGATGCGGAGGGTGTGTCCTACTTTGCACAAGGCATCGATCAAGTGGGCGGAAGACTGGCGTATAAAGTGACTGATTATGACTATGCGCAGCCTTTGACCTTTCAGATCGAGAAGTTAGTGTCCGGCGATGAGAATGCTTATATAGACAACGGTGATGCCATTAACTTAACCTTGGTAAAAAAATAAGGGCAGACCCCCAGACTGTGATCGGATGAGGAAAAAGAGGTGATACGGTGCAAAGTTTTGATAAGATGAACGATCGGGATTTAGAGAAAATGGCGTTTAGTGGGGGTTTCGATGCTTATGAGCACCTGTTGAAGCGTCATGCGGCAAGTCTGTTTGTCACAGCCTATGCGATATCCCGAAGCAGGAGCACCGCGGATGCACTTGTATCGGCCACGGTGTCCATCACCTGGCATCAGGTCAAAGCAGGGAAGCGGCGAGAGGATCTCGTGACTGCCTTGTTTCGTAACATGCTGCTCTATGCTAAGCGGTTAAGAAGAGCAGATGGAGCTGATGCTGCAATAGAACCATCCACGGCAGTGGGTGAATCTGATGAGCTTACACCTAGCTCTAATAAGCTGGGTGACCCGGCTGTAGCGGGTGAGCATGTTCAAGTGATGCGCAGCAACCGAGCCGAATTGATGGAGACACTCATGAGCCAGATGAGCTTTGAACACAGTGTCGTATTCCTGCTGACTTATATTGCAGAACAGCCCATAGCGGAGATAGCAAAATACATATCAAGATCGGAGAAGACAACTTCTAGACGGCTTGATGAGATGCTGAATGCTGTGGCCAAAGAGATGGGGGAAAGCGAAGTCGCAGCGGTCACGTCTTTTATCCGCAAGCACTTTTCCAAGGAAAAAGAATACTTGAGCTCGGTAGAGGTGAGTAATGATGCAGAGGCAGCAGTACAGAAGGGACTACTCCAGGCTGGGCAGGGTGTTCTCCCGAGGCACAGGAACAAGAAGGTATGGGCTTGGACGCTTGGTGTATCGCTTGGTGTAGTTGTCCTTGCTATCCTTGTGCTTAATCCTTTCCGCGAGAAGGAGATTCACGCGTCTCTTAATTTTTCCGGCACAAGAGTCGTCCCGGATGAGAGCTTAATCAATACTACTGCGAGCAGCGATGGGTATCTCAGATCACGGGTTGCGGATGGGGATTACGAGAAGCTCGGTTATGCAATGAAATTAGATGATGGATCCCGGCTGATCATTGACGGAGCGATTGATTATGGAAGAGAAACATTATTAATGTATACGCTGGAAAAGAAAGAGCCCGAGGTCTCTGCTTCGATCGTGGACGGATCTATTCTGGAGCGATCGACTTTGCTGCTGTTAGGTTATTTGCAGAATCAGATGGTTCTTGAAGAGACAGAGCAGGCTGAGAAAGGTTTTGTTACGTTTGTTCGAACCAATCCCACGGTTTCTTCGGAAGGTGCCTTGCTCCAATTCGAAGTTGAGGTTCAGGGGGATGAGACGCATACCGTCATGTTAGAAACAGACTATCCTCATGAGGTCGAGCAGCCGGCCAAAGAGATCGCGATGGATGAGAGCTTCACAATTGAAGGCCAGACCTACCATATTAACGGCATGACGATCAGCTCGGACTACACGCGGGTGAAGATGAGGCCTGATATTCTCAATGAGAGAGGGATAGAGAGTCTGAAGAATGTTCGTCTGGACCGGGTAAGAGAGAATTCGAGATCCGGAAGCAGAGTAGTGGAGATTGCAGGGGATGATCTGATCTTTCCATCCATCTATTATGAGGATTCATATGAAGAACTCCAACTTACCTTAGTTGAGGAGCTGTTCAGCTTGGAGACTCCTTTTGTTATTGATCTAAATAATCCTGCGCTTGTCCAGTATCCAGCGGGGATGGAGCCTGAATCCTACGGGGTCACCTATGCTGGGCATACAGATGGTCCATATCATACGATCTACTTTCCTGCTTGGGAAGGAATTCAATATGAGATTTCGGATTATTATACGGATGCGGCAGGTCAGGTGTATCCAGCGATAGATAACATATTTGAAGTGGATAAAGTCAGAATGAACATTCCAGACCTAGAGTATGAACAGCCGCTTACTTTTTACTTCTCAATACTCGACCAGGATCAACGGAGTGCGGACAATAACCTAGCGAATTATGATCCGCTGGAAGGTCGTATTTCAGTTCCCCTCATTATAAATCCACAGAATTAGTCGCTATGAAGCTACCGCGATTAGACACTGGATCTTTCAACTAATTCAAAAGGAATGACGGTCTTGGAACTAGGCGCATTGTCCTTCACTTCCACATTCCTGCTGTTATAGAACGTGCGAAAGGCTTCTCTTCCGATCTCCTGAAGATGCTGGTCAATGGACGTGAGACCAAGTGCCTCGGAGATCGGGAGATTGTCGAAGCCGATAATGGCAAGATCCTGGGGAATGCGAAGCCCGAGGGCTTGAGCTCTCAGGATGACTCCGGCTGCCGCTTCATCGCCAGTAACGAGCAGAGCGGTGGGGCGTTCCTTCATCTTCATGAGGGTATCAATGACACGGATACCGTCTTTAATCTCTGTGCAATCGGTGAAGATCCATTCCGGATGCAAGACTTCTCCCTGCTCATGAAGCAGGGTCTTATAAGCAAGATACCTGGCTTGGCTGCTTGCACTGTCAGGCCGCCCCACACAATAACCGATGGCCCTATGACCGTGCTGAATCAGGTACTGTATTCCCTTTAGAAAGGCTTCATAATGATCGGTATAGACAGCCGCAATTTGCTCATTCTCTGTATACTCACAAGTAACGATGGGACCATACTTGGCGTAAGCAGCAATAGCTTCAAGCTCAAGTGCACGGGAGCAGAAGATGAGACCGTCAATCTGCTTGGTAGATAGCAGCTGAAGTGCTTTAAGCTCTTCTTGTGTCTCGTACCGAGATTGGTATAGCAGCGTTCCATAGCCGGACTTGGCAGCTTCATCCATAATGCCTGACAATATCGTTTGAAAATAGGGATGGCTGTTCGGGACGATGACCCCGACACGATCGGTTTGACCCTTAATCAAATGCACCGCGCTTGAATTCGGCTTATATCCTTCCTTCTCCATAATGTGCTGTACTTTCTGGCGAGTTGCTTCATTGACGTATGGATGATTGTTCAGCACGCGGGACACGGTAGTTACAGATACACCGGCCAGCTTGGCAATGGATTTAATATTGGCCATCTATATGTTTCACCTCCTGATCTAACGATATTATACCCTTGGATACGGTTTATCGCGAAATCCACAAACACAAAAGCCCCTCGAAAGGGGCTTAATAGAAGCAAAGTTATTGTAGTACATTCAGTTCCAGTTCGAGGTAAACCCAGAATATCCTGTTGACTGTAAAATTAGATGTTTTCTCCGTTCGTCTTAATAACATCCTGGTACCAGAAGTAGCTGTCTTTCTTGATACGGCGAAGATCCTTGCCGCCCTCCTCATCCTGGTTGACGTAGACGAAGCCATATCTCTTCTGATAGCCGTTCAGCCAGCTGAGCAGATCCGTGAAGGACCAGCTGCAATAGCCAATCAGCTCCACCCCGTCAGCAATCGCCTGCTTGCACTGATGAAGATGGGACTTAAGGTAGGCGATCCGGTATTCATCATGAACCTGGTCTCCGGACTCCAGCTTGTCGAACTCGCCAAGACCGTTCTCCGTAATAAAGATGGGGAGATCATAGCGGCTCGTAATCCTGCGCATACCGATACGAAGACCGATGGGATCGATATTCCAGTCCCAGTTCGATTTTTCAATATGAGGATTGTTCGCTGTCTTATATAGACCTGGAATTCCGGTTGATTCATTGCTGCCCTTCTTGCCGGTATTGTTCATTTTGCCTGAAGAAACTCCGCCATGCAGCGGATTATGCTCGTACGTAATGGTCTGATAATAATTGACACCGACAAAATCAGGCATCCCCAGCTTCAGCAGCTCCTGATCTCCTTCCTCAAACACAGGAGCGAGTCCCTGCTGTTTCAAGTGGCGGTAAGGAATGCTGGGATATTCACCCCGGCAATAGACATCAAGCCACCAATAGCTTGTGAACTCCTCTGCATTCTCATATGCCAGCATGTCTTCTGGTGAACTCGAAGCCGGATAGGAAGGAGTATACGCAAAGCTGGGTCCGATCTTGCCGTCCGGTACATGCTTGCGGAAGGAGGTGATGGCCTGCGCATTCGCAAGGAACATGATGTGGTTGGCTTCATAGAAGCGTTTGCGATCCTTGACCGCGGGTGGATGCATGCCAAGCATGTACGCATGATTGGTATTATGATTCTGTTCATTGAGAGACACCCAGTATTTGACCCGGTCTCCGAATCTTTTGTACAAGGTGATGCAGTACTGGTTGAAATCTTCGATAATTTCCCGTGATTCCCAGCCGCCGTAACGGTCTTGAAGTGCCTGCGGCACATCCCAATGATATAGGGTCAGCACGGGTTCAATGCTGTGGGCGACCAGCTCATCAATCAGGCTGTCGTAGAATGCGAGTCCGGCTTCGTTGACTTCACCTGTGCCATGCGGATAAATTCTTGGCCAGCTGACCGAGAATCGGTACGATTTAAGACCCATCTCAGCCATGAGCTGTACGTCTTCCTTGTATCTGTGATAGTGATCTACAGCGATATCCCCGCTCGTATCCTTGTAGGTGGTGCCTGGAATTTTGGTATATAGATCCCATACGGAAGGTCCCTTGCCGTCTTCATTCCAAGCGCCTTCAATCTGATAGGCAGCAGAAGCAGAGCCCCAGAGAAAGTCCGCCGGGAAGGAAGGTGATTTTTCATGTATCATATTTTATGTCCTCCTTGCAAGTTATGTCTATGATTACAGCTGACCATAGCTTTTACATAAGCATCTTAAGTTATGAAATGCATTTCAGAGCAATAGTCTATTCGTGAAATTTTTGTAAACCGCCTTGTTTTTGAAGGGATGGAAGTCATTTGTGGTTAATAGATTAATATCAATTCCAGTAGTCTATCCAGTGATGATATGAATATAAGGAGCGATCGATGATGAACCCACAAGCGAAGAAATCAGACGAGGTTTGTTTCTATACGGGGACTTATTCTGCGGCAGCAGACCCTGGCATTTATTTGGTGGCCGTGAACAAGGATAGTGGAGAGATGCGAATTGTGAACCAGGCATCGGGAATCGAGCGTCCCTCCTTCCTTGCGCTGCATCCGAATGGTGAAGTATTGTATGCGGTGAGCGAGACAGGTGAAGGGGAACTGTTTACTTATAAAATAGATCCGTCGACGAGTGAGCTGCAGCTTCTGGACCGTAAACCGACCGAAGGTGCTGACCCTTGCTATGTTTCGGTAGATCAGAGCGGCAGCTATGTGCTTGTAGCTAACTACTCAAGTGGAAGTGTCAATGTATATAAGCTGGATGAATCCTCCATTCCTGTGGAGATGTCTGCGAAGATTGAGCATGTAGGCAAGGGCTTCCGTGAAGATCGGCAGGAGGGACCGCATGCACATTCCATCGTACCGGATCCGGCAGGTGAGTATGCTATCGTGTGTGATCTTGGGCTGGATCAGATCATTGTGTACCGTATGCAGGAGGGTAAGCTGTCAACCCATTATGAGCTGAAGCTGCCTGCCGGTTCAGGTCCGAGACATTTGGTGATCCATCCCAATGAGAAATTTGCTTATGTCGTTAATGAGCTGAACAATACGGTTACGGCACTAACCTTCAACAAGAATCGTGGAGAATTCCAGATCACGCATCATATCTCAACACGGGATGAAACGGAACAGTCAGAAAATACAGGTGCGGATATACGCATATCCTCCTGCGGTCGTTTCCTCTATGTATCCAACCGTGGTGATGATTCAATCGCGCTGTTTCATATTAATGAGGAGAGCGGTGAGCTTACCGCAGTAGAGTGTACAGGTACAGAAGGCAAGACGCCAAGAAACTTCAATCTGCTGGAGGGCGGCTTGCTGATCGCGGCCAATCAGGACAGTGACAACCTTATTTCCTTCAAAATAGACAGTGAAAACGGGCGACTTACGCCAACTGGGTACGAGCTTGAAATCCCTGCTCCTGTTTGCATTGAACCCTGTAAGAAGGGGTAACATTTATTGGTTGAATCAATTTCATAACTCATTAAAGGGATGATGAAATTGATTCCCTATATAAATATGAAATGCCATGAATTATATGGTCCTTGTGAGGCATGATCCAGATCTGGATTATGCCTTTTTTGCTGTTTTCATAATTAATCTGCATAGTACAAAGTCATAAACAATATATTGTATGGGGATTTATGCTATTTTTGGGGGTGGACAGCGCAAGATGCCTTTTATATTAAGGTTTAATACAACAATGAACGGAGCTATGACTTTTACAGGCAATACACTGGGGCTAAACAAGGTAACCAATCAGAATAATCAGGGAAATACAGGCTCAATTGGAGCATTCAGCACGTTGAATACTTCGGTCCGGGTCGGTAATTTCCCGCTGGGAACAACGCTGGATTATACCCAGAATGCATCAACTGCTATTTTGGATTTGCCTAGCGGTTCGACGGTTCTGTATGCCGAATTGATCTGGGCAGCCAGCTACAATACGGGGGGGAATAACGTCATTGGGCAGATCGGCAACCCTGTGTTATTCACTACACCGGCAGGAACCTTCTCCGTTGCTCCTGATCCGGCGACAGCGCGGAATACCGCACCGACAGCGAATGATTATGTCAATTCGGCAAATGTAACGGCTCTTGTCCAGCAAGGGGGAGCCGGTACTTATATAACGGGGGCGGTGCCAGGGACGGTCACAGCATCGAATAACAATGATAACTTCGCCGGATGGACGCTGGCTGTCGTGTATGAGAATCCGTTCCTCCCGTCAAGGAACATGAGCGTGTTTGTCGGTGCAGAGGTCGTGAACCAGGCGCTTGGTGCGGCGACCGCTACGATTACCGGGTTCGCTACACCTGTTACTGGTGTCGTGAGCGGAAGGCTGATGGTCAGCGCAGGAGAGGGTGATCCTCAGCTGCTAGGTGATCAGCTGAGGTTTGGACCAACAACAGCAACGCTTGTAGCCATATCAGGTCCGAACAATCCGGTCAGTAATTTTTTTGGTTCGCAGATCAACAACAATCTGGGGCTCTTGGATACAAGGGGAACGTTTGGCAGTCTAAATAGTACGCCAGGTAATGCGGTCATTGGTGCCAGACAAGGGTGGGATATAACCAATGTTGACGTATCCTCCAGACTTGTCAATTCGCAGACTTCTGCTGTCATTCAGGCCACATCCCAGGGGGATGCTTATCTTGTAAATGGTCTCGGACTTCAAGTGGACGTGAATGCGCCATTTTTTGTATTTAATAAGAGCTCCAATGTGAGCAGTGCACTGGTTGGAGATGTGGTTCAGTATACACTCACCGCAGGCAATACAGGTACGGCCTCTGCCAATTTGGTGCTGCTGCAGGATACATTTTCTGCTTCCGGCGTATTCGTTCCGGGCTCCTTCTCCGTGAATGGTGTAGCACAGCCAGGTGCAGATCCAACGGTTGGGGTCAATCTGGGTACTGTGGCTCCAGGGCAGACGCTGACGATTATCTACTCGGTTCAAATTGTGTCTAGGCCGCCAGGATCAACACAGTCGAATGTAGCAAATCTCACCTACAATTTTCAAAGTCTTCCGGGCGGACCGACTTTCCAAGGGATGTCTCAATCGAACGGAAACAGCATTTCAATCGGCAATCGGCCGCCAACGACACAGAACTATTCCCTTGTCACCAATGAGAATATTCCCGCCGGGGGTCAGGTTACAGGTACGGATCCGGACGGAGATGCGCTGACCTTCTCACTGAATTCGGTGCCGACAAGCGGAACAGCAATCGTCAATCCCGATGGCACGTATCAATACACCCCTAACACAGGCTTCGTTGGGAACGACTCCTTTACCGTATTGGTCAGCGATGGCTTCGGCGGAACAGCAGTTTCAACGATTGCAGTAACGGTGCTTAATCAGCCGCCTATTGCTAATAACCTGGATGTGTCCACGACCAAGAACGTTCCTGCAACAGGTCAAGTCACAGCGACGGATCCAAATGGAGATGTGCTCACGTTCAGTCTGAATTCATTACCGTCAAACGGTACGGTTGTATTCAATCCAGACGGAACCTTCCAGTATAATCCGAACCCTGGCTTTGCGGGCAACGATTCGTTCACCTATCTCGTCACCGATCCGAATGGAGGCACAGCCATTGGAATCGTCACGGTTCACGTTCTCAATCAGCCGCCCGTGGCACAGAACCTAAATCTGATAACGCCAGAGAATCTGTTTATTACAGGTCAGGTGATTGCGACCGATCCGGATGGGGATACAGTGACGTTTACATTAAATGCTCCGCCAGTAAATGGAACGGTAGTGGTGAATGCAGACGGAACGTTCCAGTACAATCCGAATCCTGGATTCATCGGTACAGATACCTTCACGGTGCTGGTCACTGATCCGAGCGGGGGCACTGCCATCTCTACCGTGACGATAGAGGTAATCAATCTGCCGCCGGTAACAAGTAATCTGAGTGTAGCGACAACATTAGGTGTGCCTGCAGGAGGTCAGGTTACAGCAACCGATCCGAACGGGGATCCGCTGACCTTCACACTGCAGTCTGCTCCATCCAATGGTACAGCCGTGGTCAACCCGGATGGTACGTTCACGTACACTCCGAATCCTGGCTTCCTTGGAGTAGATAACTTTAACGTGCTGGTAAGCGACCCGAATGGCGGGACGGCGGTTTCCGTTGTCACCGTTACGGTCACGAATCAGCCGCCAATCGTTCAGAATTTATCGTTGTCTACGTTAGGGAACACACCAGCCGGAGGTCAGGTCATTGCGACCGATCCGGATGGAAATCCACTGACATTCAGCTTGAATTCACTGCCAATGAACGGATCTGTAATTGTGAATCCGGATGGTACGTTCACGTATACGCCGAATCCTGGATTTGCTGGAGTGGATTCCTTCACCGTTCTCGTATCCGATGGCTTTGGCGGCACAGCAATTGGCACGGTAACGGTCAGTGTGCAGAATCTGCCGCCGGTAACCAGCGATGTTTCTCTATCTACACTGCAGAATCTGCCCGCCGGGGGCCAAGTCGTAGCGACCGATCCGAATGGCGATCCGCTGACCTTTTCACAGTTGTCTGCACCAGCTAATGGAACTGTGGTAGTGAATCCGGACGGAACGTTTACCTATACGCCGAATACGGGGTATGTGGGTCCAGACAGCTTCACTGTTCTTGTATCGGATGGGCTCGGCGGCACGGCCATATCCACGGTGTTCATCACGGTGATCGATCAGCCGCCGATCGGGCAGACACAAAATTTCAGCACACTGCAAAATACACCGCTGCCAGGACAGCTGCTTGCAACCGATCCGGATGGCGATGCGCTGACCTTTACGCTCCTGTCTCCTCCGGCGAATGGAACAGCGGTCGTCAATCCTGATGGTACTTTCACGTATACTCCGGCTGCAGGATTTGTGGGTACCGATTCGTTCACAGCCCTGATCAGCGATGGCAAAGGCGGCACCGCTGTCGGTACAGCCATTATCACGGTCATCGATCAGCCGCCGGTTGCACAGGATTTGACACTCACGACAAACGTCAATACACCGGTAGCAGGGCAAATTCCAGCGACCGATCCAGATGGCGATGCGCTGACCTATACCGTATCCGTTCCACCAGCAAACGGGACAGTGGTACTAAATCCGGACGGCAGCTTCACGTATACTCCTAATTTTAATTTTGTAGGGACAGATACATTCTCGGTGCTCGTCAGTGATGGTAAGGGAGGAACTGCGACTTCCACGGTTACGATCGGTGTGCCTGTTGATGCGCCGGTAACTTCAGATGTTACTTTAAATACGACCACGGATGTCCCGGTTGGGGGTCAAGTCATTGCCACCGATCCGCAAGGCCAAACGCTGACCTATGCTGTGCTGGTTCCGCCAGCGAATGGTACGGTGTTGCTGAATCCTGCAGATGGGACGTTTACCTATACACCAAATGCAGGCTTTATCGGGACAGATACCTTCACGGTCCGAGTTACGAATACAAGCGGCGTATTCTCAGATTCACTGGTTACGGTCAACGTCAGCAACGTTCCACCGATTGCAGGCAACCTGACGCTGGATACGTTCCAGAACATTCCGGTTGCAGGCCAGATTCCAGCGAGCGACCCTGACGGCAATCCGCTGAACTACACCTTGTCTGTACCGCCTGCACTGGGTACCGTATTGCTAAACCCGGCGGATGGTACGTTTACGTATACACCGAATGCAGGTGTCGTTGGTGTAGATACGTTCTCTGTGCTTGTCGATGACGGACGGGGTGGGACGGCGACTTCCGTCGTTACGGTGAATATTATTGATCGTCCGCCTGTAACTCAGGATGTAAGTCTAAGTACACCGAACAGCATACCAGTGGCTGGCGCTGTGACCGCCACCGATCCGGACGGGGATCCGCTTACCTTCAGTCTCAATGCTGCCCCGGTCTTTGGAACAGCTGTGGTCAACCCGGACGGTACATTCACCTATACACCCAATGCAGGTTATGTAGGACCAGACAGCTTCACCGTTCTGGTGGATGACGGGAAAGGCGGCACCGCCATCTCTACGGTGAGTATTACAGTGACCAATGCTCCACCTGTAGCGACAGGGACGAGTGTGACGACGCCGCAGAATACACCAGCCAATGGTGCGGTCACTGCCGTCGATCCAGAAGGTAATCCCCTGACCTTCTCACTGCTCAGTTCACCGGTGAATGGAACAGCGGTTGTTAATGCTGACGGTACATTTAGTTATTTCCCGAATACCGGTTATGTAGGGCCGGACAGCTTCACGGTCCTTGTCAGTGATGGATTGGGAGGTACAGCTATTGCCTCGGTTGAAGTTACCGTCACAGACAATCCGCCGGTGACATCAGATCTGAGTCTGACAACGAATATTAACACGCCGGTAGCCGGGCAAGTGACAGCGGCAGACCCAGATGGCGATCCACTAACCTTCGGCATTCTGTCACTTGCAGCAAATGGTATTGCCGAGGTGAATCCGGATGGAACGTTTATCTATACGCCGAACACGGGTTACAGCGGCCCTGACAGCTTCACCGTGCTGGTGAGCGATGGGAAGGGCGGAACGGCAGTATCCACCGTCACGGTCCAAGTCGTCAATCGTCCGCCGGTTGTATCCAATACAACATACGGTACGGTACAGTCAGTACCCGTCTCAGGTATTGTCACGGCAAGTGACCCGGATGGCGATCCGCTGAGCTATGTGATAGATACACCTCCAGCGAGTGGAACGGTATTGCTTAACCCGGATGGTACCTTCACTTACACACCCATTCCGACCTTCTTCGGTACCGATTTCTTCACTGTAGCGGTCAGTGATGGACGGGGTGGGATCACCTTTGGGGTTATCACAATTGATGTTGCTATTAATCCACCGGTTGTGCAGGACCTGAGCGTAAGTACAGGAGGCAATACACCTGTATCTTCGCAGGTAGTGGTAACAGATCCGAACGGATTACCGATAACGGTGGCGCTGCTCTCGCCTCCTCTCAGTGGAACGGTAGTGGTGAATCCAGATGGAACGTTCACTTATACGCCGGATCCCGGGTTTATAGGTACCGATAGCTTCACGGTTCAGGCGGTGAATTCAGCAGGCGGATCGGGTGTGGGTACCGTGACGGTGACCGTGTCCAACGTGCCTCCGACCGCAGATGGTGCAAGCTTAACAACAATCCAGAATACGTCTGTGTCAGGAGCGGTGACAGCTAGTGATCCGGACGGTAATCCACTAACGTTCACCTTGAATTCGACACCTTCAAGCGGAACGGTGATCTTGAATGCGGACGGTTCATTTACGTACACACCAAACACCGGCTTTGTCGGTGCAGATTCCTTCACCGTTCTGGTCAGTGACGGACTCGGAGGTACGGCGATTGCGCTGGTGACGATTACCGTCACAGGTCGTCCGCCGATTACGCAGGATCAATCCATTGAAACGGGACCAAACACAAGTGTAGACGGACAGATTATTGCGTCAGATCCGGATGGCGATCCGCTGACTTATGTTATTGGATCTCTCCCGACGAATGGCACCGTCGTACTGAATGCCGACGGCAGCTTCATCTATACCCCGAATACCGGCTTTGTAGGTACCGATTCATTTACGGTATGGGTACTGGATGGAACAGGAGGGTCTGCCGTATCCACAGTCAGTATTACGATACCGAACCTGCCGCCCATTGTATCTGACTTTGCAACAAGCACACTTGTCGGCACACCTGTAACGTCACAGATTCCAGCCGTGGATCCGGAGGGTAATCCGCTCACTTATGCGCTAGG
This sequence is a window from Paenibacillus urinalis. Protein-coding genes within it:
- a CDS encoding RNA polymerase sigma factor yields the protein MQSFDKMNDRDLEKMAFSGGFDAYEHLLKRHAASLFVTAYAISRSRSTADALVSATVSITWHQVKAGKRREDLVTALFRNMLLYAKRLRRADGADAAIEPSTAVGESDELTPSSNKLGDPAVAGEHVQVMRSNRAELMETLMSQMSFEHSVVFLLTYIAEQPIAEIAKYISRSEKTTSRRLDEMLNAVAKEMGESEVAAVTSFIRKHFSKEKEYLSSVEVSNDAEAAVQKGLLQAGQGVLPRHRNKKVWAWTLGVSLGVVVLAILVLNPFREKEIHASLNFSGTRVVPDESLINTTASSDGYLRSRVADGDYEKLGYAMKLDDGSRLIIDGAIDYGRETLLMYTLEKKEPEVSASIVDGSILERSTLLLLGYLQNQMVLEETEQAEKGFVTFVRTNPTVSSEGALLQFEVEVQGDETHTVMLETDYPHEVEQPAKEIAMDESFTIEGQTYHINGMTISSDYTRVKMRPDILNERGIESLKNVRLDRVRENSRSGSRVVEIAGDDLIFPSIYYEDSYEELQLTLVEELFSLETPFVIDLNNPALVQYPAGMEPESYGVTYAGHTDGPYHTIYFPAWEGIQYEISDYYTDAAGQVYPAIDNIFEVDKVRMNIPDLEYEQPLTFYFSILDQDQRSADNNLANYDPLEGRISVPLIINPQN
- a CDS encoding LacI family DNA-binding transcriptional regulator → MANIKSIAKLAGVSVTTVSRVLNNHPYVNEATRQKVQHIMEKEGYKPNSSAVHLIKGQTDRVGVIVPNSHPYFQTILSGIMDEAAKSGYGTLLYQSRYETQEELKALQLLSTKQIDGLIFCSRALELEAIAAYAKYGPIVTCEYTENEQIAAVYTDHYEAFLKGIQYLIQHGHRAIGYCVGRPDSASSQARYLAYKTLLHEQGEVLHPEWIFTDCTEIKDGIRVIDTLMKMKERPTALLVTGDEAAAGVILRAQALGLRIPQDLAIIGFDNLPISEALGLTSIDQHLQEIGREAFRTFYNSRNVEVKDNAPSSKTVIPFELVERSSV
- a CDS encoding RNA polymerase sigma factor codes for the protein MRTYTDLNDSELSITACQGDVEAYEEVVRRHGKKIYILAYITSRDNTAAQQLMTRSISKTWHHRSKIKAKDKMLNLLLKEIWGSAVSSNLNGADRAGKPDRPDIAVTDVQEILQNTPGQMLNHRALVVEEALSRMGAEERTVFLLSYAARLDIQEMISYGFTSESQVERKRSEALQRINIHAEKQKETISEAFLKQHFRKDHEALLSISEIELERGVQQGLDEAKTGKMAKRSISNRLIWSVAAGLVGLFLLGSIYQAAPEKPQEMETFDQSYWERTLKEDPISQQRLAEGDFVKIGKVLPEQNGLRLYVDGAMQTSDGLMLWYRLENTEGAAAPIPDRVILWSDVYREVGSEFDRDNMRMWGDGNRTFGKILLSKHQMSSGTSLSSEHTIVFPANVQEDDTDTYRWASFEVPVPDFEEKPVKHIEINQTFEIQDRSIHIDELRLTTDATIVQLGADSSTIITMDQLNLPLLSVIEKSLMSMTGEGKDWIEGFGNETEWYFDSMYYDDYSEIRLSFHSISGMGEQANPVIEVNTDTGEIVEAPEVYDGEIEITDVASDAFFYIFFPSSEESSYTLDYQYSDAEGVSYFAQGIDQVGGRLAYKVTDYDYAQPLTFQIEKLVSGDENAYIDNGDAINLTLVKK
- a CDS encoding glycoside hydrolase family 1 protein, translating into MIHEKSPSFPADFLWGSASAAYQIEGAWNEDGKGPSVWDLYTKIPGTTYKDTSGDIAVDHYHRYKEDVQLMAEMGLKSYRFSVSWPRIYPHGTGEVNEAGLAFYDSLIDELVAHSIEPVLTLYHWDVPQALQDRYGGWESREIIEDFNQYCITLYKRFGDRVKYWVSLNEQNHNTNHAYMLGMHPPAVKDRKRFYEANHIMFLANAQAITSFRKHVPDGKIGPSFAYTPSYPASSSPEDMLAYENAEEFTSYWWLDVYCRGEYPSIPYRHLKQQGLAPVFEEGDQELLKLGMPDFVGVNYYQTITYEHNPLHGGVSSGKMNNTGKKGSNESTGIPGLYKTANNPHIEKSNWDWNIDPIGLRIGMRRITSRYDLPIFITENGLGEFDKLESGDQVHDEYRIAYLKSHLHQCKQAIADGVELIGYCSWSFTDLLSWLNGYQKRYGFVYVNQDEEGGKDLRRIKKDSYFWYQDVIKTNGENI